The following proteins are encoded in a genomic region of Parabacteroides pacaensis:
- a CDS encoding RagB/SusD family nutrient uptake outer membrane protein has translation MKHTIYIYLITIAAVVGFSSCNGLLDVPPQGKLTFEQFWQSNDQAVAALAGIYANLGSTYHDFKSGNMSAKAISPVESYIYWGELRGEILAVNLGKFGSEHIAKENVDYMNIAPVDVTTKFTAFYRIINEANLAIKYIPAIKEKNPAFLQEMEDHLMGEAYFLRAYTYFWLVRTFKEIPLVLVPSESDEQDYNLPKSGTADIYARIIADLEIARKTLPLWYENDQYSRCRATRYTAMTVLADVYLTMAAVLQDEAGKANWYDEAIRNCDEVIASRRYNLLPGIEYGNIFLNGNTEESIWETYSNSKVNNQVNNLYDWFTSKGYFMASNSADELFAAEVSNDYRGSTPPKGPYPAAGSEVGYASSSRYINKYKANTKDARWIFYRFPEVLLMKAEALAHRYPDDANKLAEAGELIDRIRLRAYGITDYPRVEATTTYEMDNIILDERGKEFIGEGKRWFELVRFASRDNFAHKELLLDRVVNSFSGVDQLVIAPRIHNPESWYLPLNADALAANINLVQNPYYQ, from the coding sequence ATGAAACATACTATATACATATATCTGATAACTATTGCCGCAGTGGTCGGCTTTAGTTCATGTAACGGCCTGTTGGATGTTCCCCCACAAGGGAAACTGACGTTTGAACAATTCTGGCAGTCGAACGACCAGGCCGTAGCCGCCCTAGCCGGAATCTATGCGAACCTGGGATCTACTTATCATGATTTTAAGAGTGGAAATATGTCGGCAAAAGCCATTTCGCCGGTTGAAAGTTATATCTACTGGGGAGAACTGCGTGGAGAAATACTGGCTGTGAACCTCGGTAAATTCGGATCCGAACATATTGCAAAAGAAAATGTGGATTATATGAATATTGCCCCTGTGGATGTAACGACGAAATTTACAGCTTTCTATCGTATTATTAACGAAGCGAACCTGGCGATTAAATATATCCCTGCAATCAAAGAGAAAAATCCCGCTTTTCTGCAGGAAATGGAAGATCATTTAATGGGTGAGGCCTATTTCTTACGTGCATATACCTACTTCTGGCTGGTTCGCACATTCAAAGAAATACCCTTGGTGCTGGTACCTTCCGAGTCGGACGAACAGGATTATAATCTGCCTAAATCCGGAACAGCTGATATCTATGCCCGGATTATCGCGGATCTGGAAATCGCCAGGAAGACGTTGCCCCTCTGGTATGAAAACGACCAATACAGCCGTTGCCGCGCTACCCGGTATACGGCAATGACCGTACTGGCCGATGTCTATCTGACCATGGCTGCCGTATTGCAGGATGAAGCCGGGAAAGCAAACTGGTACGACGAAGCTATTCGAAACTGCGACGAGGTAATCGCTTCCCGCAGGTATAATTTACTGCCGGGTATCGAGTACGGTAATATATTCCTGAATGGAAATACGGAAGAATCCATTTGGGAGACGTATAGTAATTCGAAAGTGAATAACCAGGTAAACAACCTGTACGATTGGTTTACATCCAAAGGCTATTTTATGGCTTCGAATTCGGCAGACGAGTTGTTTGCAGCAGAAGTGTCGAATGACTATCGCGGCTCTACTCCACCCAAAGGCCCCTATCCGGCTGCCGGTTCGGAGGTCGGTTATGCCTCCTCGTCCCGGTATATCAATAAATATAAAGCCAATACCAAAGATGCCCGTTGGATATTCTACCGTTTCCCGGAAGTTTTATTAATGAAAGCGGAAGCTCTGGCACACCGCTATCCCGATGATGCGAATAAGCTGGCCGAGGCCGGTGAACTGATCGACCGGATCCGTTTGCGGGCATACGGTATAACGGATTATCCAAGAGTGGAAGCTACCACTACTTACGAGATGGACAATATCATCCTGGACGAAAGAGGGAAGGAGTTTATCGGCGAAGGTAAACGTTGGTTTGAACTGGTGCGTTTTGCCTCGCGGGATAATTTCGCTCATAAAGAGTTATTGCTTGACAGGGTGGTGAATTCGTTTTCAGGAGTCGACCAGTTAGTGATTGCTCCCCGTATCCATAATCCGGAAAGTTGGTATCTACCTTTGAATGCGGATGCATTGGCTGCTAATATCAATCTTGTCCAGAATCCGTATTATCAATAA
- a CDS encoding SusC/RagA family TonB-linked outer membrane protein, translating to MIVKRSYGVLAIIAGLLLVVFQSSAQEKNSIVRGRVTLKQTGEPLMGVTVVEKDKENRIVSGVATDINGTFQLKIYNRDDSLHFTQVGLKEVVRVIKNREIINVAMEEETAVLEEVAVTAKRVASSGGFFTPRDRTAAVTTLNMKDFEEIPAASVDQILEGQVPGLMISMNSGDPGSGSAIQIRGAASLGLGTKPLIVVDDVPFKTEEEVDVNNPDGLSELVNISPNDIASIDVLKDAAATALYGSDGANGVIVITTKRGDNMTPRVNVNTSFTLKQPQSSIPLLNGDQYKTMILEAYQNRYGIGMDLTTSVIRNLFLEKGALDYENYNNNTSWPDEVNMKVGLGQNYNGSIIGGGESAKYNISLGYLNETGPVKGTKFNRINGRFNFDYKVSKRLTLNSDIAYTRNNKESSYENVGDISLKKAPVLPVYTQDEYGNSMPVYFFPGVDGFQNDVKNPIALVNKALARNGSNRLDAKVQIRFNPFDGLQVNSLISTNYESLTNDKFLPHSATGYDFYRQNNMFPVINNNINLATIQPKNSFSLYFKNDVIYRKDIGKHSFLGGLYTVYQDRSSRYIQLIGNNTPSEDLTSSYLTDIHRTITSVKSLVRDFSIVGQLYYLYSDLYCVTGTIRRQGNSAFGENNRYGYFPAISGFWRPTSEPFLKDKVKFLDEIKVRASYGLTGRAPSVSAANAFTFSANSPFIDLMGITPDNIKLENLRWEKTTSTNIGIDFSLFEGRLTAVGDMSFMTTKDLILDMPISMTSGFESMMRNFGTMRGRVWEAAFTGVPLKTKKWSLTMSFNISRSINKVIELPDHQPVVRENVLDNGKFLSLVNEGDQIGTIYGLRNLGVFSRDEDAYARDKNGNFITNLSGEKVPIRWGKYDGEEFKGGDVIYEDVNKDGIIDKQDMVAIGNNTPDFFGGFMFRLKYDNAWELFANFTYQYGFDIINMAKMNTINMYTNNNQSQAVMRRWRKQGDRTDIPRALYGAGHNWVGNDYFVEDGSYIKFNSLTLAYNLRKKALKKLGLRSAKIALTAYNLGILTKYSGVDPSISANRNDPFMLGQDKALTPVPITYTLGLWVNF from the coding sequence ATGATAGTAAAAAGATCCTATGGTGTCCTGGCGATAATAGCAGGGCTATTGTTAGTTGTTTTCCAATCGAGTGCACAAGAAAAAAACTCTATTGTGAGAGGGCGTGTGACTTTGAAGCAAACCGGTGAACCCTTGATGGGGGTTACCGTTGTGGAGAAGGACAAAGAGAACCGTATAGTAAGCGGCGTTGCTACTGACATAAACGGAACTTTCCAGTTGAAGATTTATAACAGGGACGACTCGCTTCATTTTACACAGGTCGGATTGAAAGAGGTCGTTCGCGTGATAAAAAACCGTGAAATTATAAATGTAGCCATGGAAGAAGAAACGGCTGTTTTGGAAGAAGTTGCCGTAACAGCCAAACGTGTTGCCAGTTCCGGTGGTTTCTTTACACCGCGCGACCGGACGGCAGCCGTAACTACCCTCAATATGAAAGACTTTGAAGAGATCCCCGCCGCTTCTGTCGATCAGATACTGGAAGGACAGGTTCCGGGGCTGATGATTTCCATGAACTCCGGTGACCCCGGCTCCGGTTCTGCCATCCAGATTCGTGGAGCTGCCTCTTTGGGACTTGGAACCAAACCGCTTATCGTGGTAGACGACGTCCCGTTCAAGACAGAAGAAGAGGTGGATGTGAACAATCCCGACGGTTTAAGCGAACTGGTCAATATTTCTCCGAACGACATTGCTTCTATCGATGTATTGAAAGATGCGGCAGCAACCGCCCTCTACGGTTCGGACGGTGCGAACGGTGTAATCGTAATTACGACCAAACGTGGTGATAATATGACCCCCAGAGTGAATGTGAATACATCGTTTACATTGAAACAACCTCAAAGCTCCATTCCGCTATTGAATGGCGACCAGTATAAAACAATGATTCTGGAAGCTTACCAGAACCGGTACGGTATCGGTATGGATTTGACCACGAGTGTTATCCGTAACCTCTTCCTCGAAAAAGGTGCGCTCGACTATGAAAATTACAATAACAACACTTCATGGCCTGACGAGGTCAATATGAAGGTCGGACTTGGGCAGAACTACAATGGTTCCATTATCGGCGGAGGCGAATCGGCGAAGTATAATATCAGTTTAGGTTATCTGAATGAAACAGGACCTGTAAAAGGAACGAAGTTCAACCGCATCAACGGACGGTTTAATTTCGACTATAAAGTCTCCAAACGTCTGACATTGAACAGTGATATCGCCTATACCCGTAATAACAAAGAAAGCAGCTATGAAAACGTAGGTGATATTTCATTGAAGAAAGCACCGGTACTGCCCGTTTATACACAGGATGAATACGGCAATTCCATGCCTGTCTATTTCTTTCCGGGCGTGGATGGGTTCCAGAATGACGTAAAGAATCCGATAGCTCTGGTGAACAAGGCGCTTGCACGGAACGGATCGAACCGTTTGGATGCCAAGGTGCAGATACGCTTCAACCCGTTTGACGGACTACAGGTAAACAGTTTGATTTCCACCAACTACGAGTCTCTGACCAACGACAAGTTCTTGCCTCATAGTGCGACAGGTTATGATTTCTATCGTCAGAACAATATGTTTCCGGTCATCAACAATAATATCAACCTGGCTACCATACAACCCAAGAATTCTTTCTCCTTGTATTTTAAAAATGATGTCATTTACAGGAAGGATATCGGGAAACATTCTTTTTTAGGAGGCTTGTATACGGTTTATCAGGACCGGTCTTCCCGCTACATACAGTTGATCGGTAATAATACCCCCTCGGAAGATCTTACGTCCTCTTATCTGACGGATATCCACAGAACGATTACATCCGTCAAATCACTGGTTCGTGATTTTTCTATTGTTGGCCAGTTGTATTATCTGTACAGCGATTTGTATTGCGTTACAGGAACTATCCGCCGTCAAGGAAACTCCGCATTCGGCGAGAATAACCGCTATGGGTATTTCCCGGCCATATCAGGCTTTTGGCGTCCTACATCGGAGCCGTTTTTGAAAGATAAAGTTAAGTTCCTGGATGAGATCAAGGTGCGTGCCAGTTACGGGTTGACAGGCCGTGCCCCTTCTGTCTCGGCAGCCAATGCGTTTACTTTCAGTGCTAACTCTCCCTTTATCGATTTGATGGGGATTACTCCTGACAATATTAAACTGGAAAATCTGCGTTGGGAGAAAACGACTTCTACCAATATAGGCATCGACTTCTCCCTATTCGAGGGCCGGTTGACAGCCGTAGGAGATATGAGTTTTATGACGACGAAAGACCTGATCCTGGATATGCCGATCTCCATGACTTCCGGCTTTGAAAGCATGATGAGGAACTTCGGTACCATGAGAGGCCGTGTATGGGAAGCTGCTTTTACCGGTGTACCCCTGAAAACGAAGAAGTGGAGCCTGACTATGTCGTTTAATATTTCCCGCAGTATAAATAAAGTGATCGAACTGCCAGATCATCAGCCGGTGGTGCGTGAAAACGTATTGGACAACGGTAAATTCCTGTCGTTGGTGAATGAAGGCGACCAGATAGGAACGATCTACGGTTTGCGTAACCTGGGTGTTTTCAGTCGCGATGAAGATGCGTATGCCAGAGATAAGAATGGAAACTTTATTACCAACCTCTCCGGAGAGAAAGTGCCTATCCGTTGGGGTAAATATGACGGAGAGGAGTTCAAAGGTGGTGACGTAATATATGAAGATGTCAATAAGGACGGGATTATCGATAAGCAGGATATGGTAGCCATCGGCAATAATACCCCCGACTTTTTCGGAGGCTTTATGTTCCGTCTGAAATATGATAATGCCTGGGAATTGTTCGCCAACTTTACTTACCAATATGGATTTGACATTATCAACATGGCGAAAATGAACACCATCAATATGTATACCAACAATAACCAGTCGCAAGCCGTTATGCGCAGGTGGAGGAAACAAGGAGACAGAACGGATATTCCGCGGGCTTTGTATGGTGCCGGGCATAACTGGGTGGGTAACGATTATTTTGTTGAAGACGGTTCTTATATCAAATTCAATTCTTTAACGCTAGCCTACAATCTCCGGAAGAAAGCGTTGAAAAAGCTGGGACTTAGAAGTGCTAAAATTGCATTGACTGCTTACAACTTGGGTATTTTGACCAAATATTCGGGAGTAGATCCCTCTATCAGTGCAAACCGGAACGATCCGTTCATGCTCGGACAGGATAAAGCACTTACTCCCGTACCTATTACCTATACCTTGGGACTTTGGGTAAATTTCTGA